From the genome of Proteus vulgaris, one region includes:
- a CDS encoding IscS subfamily cysteine desulfurase, translated as MKLPIYLDYSATTPVDPRVAEKMMQCLTIDGIFGNPASRSHRFGWQAEEAIDIARNQIADLIGADPREIVFTSGATEADNLALKGVANFYQKKGKHIITSKTEHKAILDTCRQLEREGFEVTYLAPKSDGLIDLKELEEAMREDTILVSIMHVNNEIGVVQDIAAIGELCRSKGIIYHVDATQSVGKLPIDLSKLKVDLLSLSAHKVYGPMGIGALYVRRKPRIRLEAQMHGGGHERGMRSGTLAVHQIVGMGEAYRILKEEMADETKRLNELRLRLWNGIKDIEEVYINGSLEHTAPNILNVSFNYVEGESLMMALKDLAVSSGSACTSASLEPSYVLRALGLTDELAHSSIRFSLGRFTTEEEIDYAIKQIHSAIGRLRDLSPLWDMHKQGVDINSIEWSHH; from the coding sequence ATGAAATTACCCATTTATCTAGATTATTCAGCAACCACTCCTGTTGATCCACGAGTTGCTGAAAAAATGATGCAATGCCTAACTATTGATGGCATTTTTGGTAACCCAGCCTCTCGTTCACATCGTTTTGGTTGGCAAGCAGAAGAAGCTATTGATATTGCACGTAATCAGATTGCTGATTTAATCGGTGCTGATCCTCGTGAAATTGTATTCACATCAGGTGCAACTGAAGCTGATAACCTCGCACTAAAAGGTGTTGCTAACTTTTACCAGAAAAAAGGTAAGCACATCATCACTTCAAAAACCGAACATAAAGCGATTTTAGATACTTGTCGCCAACTTGAGCGTGAAGGTTTTGAAGTCACTTATTTAGCACCAAAAAGTGATGGTCTGATTGACCTGAAAGAACTTGAAGAAGCAATGCGTGAAGACACTATTTTAGTTTCTATCATGCATGTAAATAACGAAATTGGTGTTGTACAAGACATTGCTGCTATCGGTGAACTATGCCGTAGCAAAGGGATTATTTACCACGTAGATGCAACGCAAAGCGTTGGTAAATTACCTATTGATCTTTCTAAGTTAAAAGTTGATTTACTTTCTCTTTCTGCGCATAAAGTTTACGGTCCTATGGGGATCGGTGCACTTTATGTTCGCCGTAAACCACGCATTCGTTTAGAAGCACAAATGCATGGCGGTGGACATGAACGTGGTATGCGTTCAGGTACATTAGCCGTTCACCAAATTGTAGGTATGGGCGAAGCTTACCGTATTTTGAAAGAAGAAATGGCTGATGAAACTAAACGCTTAAACGAATTACGTTTACGTTTATGGAATGGCATTAAAGATATTGAAGAAGTTTATATCAACGGTTCTTTAGAACACACTGCGCCAAATATTCTTAATGTAAGTTTCAACTATGTTGAAGGCGAATCATTAATGATGGCACTGAAAGATCTTGCTGTTTCTTCAGGCTCTGCCTGTACTTCAGCAAGTTTAGAACCTTCTTATGTACTGCGTGCTTTAGGGTTAACTGATGAACTTGCACACAGTTCTATTCGCTTCTCTCTGGGTCGTTTCACAACAGAAGAAGAAATAGATTATGCAATTAAACAAATCCACAGTGCTATTGGTCGCCTACGTGATCTTTCGCCTCTTTGGGATATGCATAAACAAGGTGTTGATATCAACAGTATCGAATGGTCTCACCATTAA
- the iscR gene encoding Fe-S cluster assembly transcriptional regulator IscR, whose translation MRLTSKGRYAVTAMLDVALHSQQGPVPLADISERQGISLSYLEQLFSRLRKNELVASVRGPGGGYLLGRDAGQIFVAQVISAVDESVDATRCQGNKEGCQGGDRCLTHTLWRDLSDRITSFLSSISLEELVNNEEVMDVADRQDNEKRHAINGRLQETIVNMRV comes from the coding sequence ATGAGACTGACATCAAAAGGGCGTTACGCAGTTACTGCAATGCTTGATGTTGCATTGCATTCACAGCAAGGCCCTGTTCCCCTCGCCGATATTTCAGAGCGTCAAGGGATTTCCCTTTCTTATCTTGAGCAGCTTTTCTCGCGTTTGCGTAAAAATGAATTAGTTGCAAGTGTTCGTGGTCCTGGCGGCGGCTATTTATTAGGCCGTGATGCTGGGCAAATTTTTGTTGCTCAAGTTATTTCTGCGGTTGATGAATCTGTCGATGCTACCCGCTGTCAGGGTAACAAAGAAGGTTGTCAAGGTGGCGATCGTTGCCTGACTCATACTTTGTGGCGTGATTTAAGTGATCGTATAACCAGTTTCCTAAGCAGTATCAGCCTTGAAGAGTTAGTGAATAACGAAGAGGTTATGGATGTCGCCGATCGTCAAGACAATGAAAAACGCCATGCTATCAATGGTCGTTTACAAGAAACCATTGTTAATATGCGAGTTTAA
- the trmJ gene encoding tRNA (cytosine(32)/uridine(32)-2'-O)-methyltransferase TrmJ: MLENIRIILVETSHTGNMGSTARAMKTMGLTNLYFVNPKEKPDSHSIALSAGASDVIGNARIVNSIDEAIEGCGLVIGTSARSRTLSWPMLAPRECGERCVMEAKNKPVAVIFGRERTGLTNEELQKCDFHLYVPTNPEYGSLNLAMAVQLVCYEIRMAALAQEEKQEENNPSEIDYPPADDIERFYVHLEQVLNESGFIRPKHPGQVMSRLRRLFTRARPETQELHILRGILTSVEKWAKK; encoded by the coding sequence ATGTTAGAAAATATTCGCATCATCCTTGTAGAGACCTCACATACAGGCAATATGGGCTCTACAGCTCGAGCTATGAAAACCATGGGATTGACCAACCTTTATTTTGTTAATCCGAAAGAAAAACCAGATTCACACTCTATTGCCCTATCAGCAGGTGCAAGTGATGTTATTGGCAATGCACGTATTGTTAATAGTATCGATGAAGCGATTGAAGGTTGTGGTTTAGTGATTGGAACAAGTGCTCGCAGTCGTACGCTTTCTTGGCCCATGCTTGCTCCCCGTGAATGTGGTGAGCGTTGTGTTATGGAAGCTAAAAATAAGCCAGTTGCGGTTATTTTTGGTCGTGAACGCACAGGTTTAACCAATGAAGAATTACAAAAATGTGACTTTCATCTATATGTTCCGACTAATCCAGAATATGGTTCTTTAAATTTAGCGATGGCAGTTCAGCTTGTTTGTTATGAAATTCGTATGGCAGCACTTGCCCAAGAAGAAAAACAAGAGGAAAATAACCCATCAGAGATTGATTATCCACCAGCAGATGATATTGAACGTTTTTATGTTCACTTAGAACAGGTGCTTAACGAGTCTGGCTTTATTCGCCCTAAACATCCAGGACAGGTCATGAGCCGTTTACGTCGTCTATTTACGCGTGCACGCCCGGAAACACAAGAGCTCCATATCTTACGTGGTATTCTAACGTCAGTTGAGAAATGGGCTAAGAAATAG
- the suhB gene encoding inositol-1-monophosphatase: protein MHPMLNIAIRAARKAGNLIAKNYENPESVETNQKGTNDFVTNVDRDAEQAIIEIIRKSYPKHTIITEESGELLGEDHDIQWVIDPLDGTTNFIKRLPHFSVSIAVRIKGRTEVAVVYDPMRNELFSAVRGQGAQLNGYRLRGSNARDLDGAVLATGFPFKSKQHSAAYMNMLSKLFVPCADFRRTGSAALDLAYVAAGRVDGFFEIGLKPWDFLGGELIAREAGAIVSDFTGNHGYLQTGNIVAGNPRVVRALLAEIRSELTDALKR from the coding sequence ATGCATCCGATGCTGAATATTGCCATACGTGCCGCACGTAAGGCTGGTAATTTAATCGCCAAAAATTACGAAAATCCTGAATCTGTAGAAACTAATCAGAAAGGTACCAATGATTTTGTCACTAACGTTGACCGTGACGCAGAACAAGCAATCATTGAAATCATCCGTAAATCTTATCCAAAACACACCATTATTACGGAAGAAAGTGGCGAGTTACTCGGTGAAGATCACGACATACAATGGGTTATTGATCCACTTGATGGCACGACTAACTTCATTAAACGTCTTCCACACTTCTCTGTTTCTATTGCTGTACGCATTAAAGGCCGTACTGAAGTGGCTGTTGTTTATGATCCTATGCGTAACGAATTATTCTCAGCCGTTCGTGGTCAAGGCGCTCAATTAAATGGTTATCGTCTGCGTGGCTCTAATGCCCGTGATTTAGATGGTGCTGTTCTTGCAACTGGTTTCCCATTCAAAAGCAAACAACATTCAGCCGCTTATATGAACATGTTAAGTAAACTGTTTGTTCCTTGTGCTGATTTCCGTCGTACAGGTTCAGCTGCATTAGATTTAGCTTATGTTGCCGCTGGCCGTGTTGATGGCTTCTTTGAAATTGGCTTAAAACCTTGGGATTTCTTAGGTGGTGAGTTAATTGCTCGTGAAGCAGGTGCTATCGTTTCTGACTTTACTGGTAATCATGGCTATCTCCAAACAGGTAACATTGTTGCTGGTAACCCTCGTGTTGTTAGAGCATTATTAGCTGAAATTCGTAGCGAACTCACAGATGCGTTAAAACGTTAA
- a CDS encoding CerR family C-terminal domain-containing protein, producing MKNTSKTAISTEQTQEKLIQEGIKLFALHGISGLRTRQLAQDAGVNQSAIPYHFGGKLGVYTAVIQYIATELASEIHFDQFDNKLQRILKEDKLNYELFAELIPLLMTGLARALLAPERHYYSQLILREQLEPTENYELIYHNLIEPFHIRLSHLIELIDKDCDKLTTTIRAHAMIGQILGFVIARKAFLLRIDKQEITSQLLDKIALEISKLSVNALLI from the coding sequence ATGAAAAACACCAGTAAAACCGCGATAAGTACAGAACAGACTCAAGAAAAGTTAATACAAGAAGGGATTAAACTTTTTGCGCTACATGGAATTAGCGGGTTGAGAACGCGACAACTTGCGCAGGATGCTGGTGTTAATCAGTCAGCAATTCCTTATCATTTTGGTGGGAAACTTGGCGTGTATACTGCTGTTATTCAATATATTGCGACAGAATTAGCCTCAGAAATTCATTTTGACCAATTTGATAATAAACTTCAGCGTATATTAAAAGAAGATAAACTTAATTATGAATTATTTGCTGAGTTAATTCCTTTATTGATGACGGGATTAGCGCGAGCGTTATTAGCACCAGAGCGCCATTATTATAGTCAATTGATTTTACGGGAACAGTTAGAACCGACTGAAAATTATGAATTAATTTATCATAATCTCATAGAACCTTTTCATATAAGACTTTCCCATCTTATTGAATTAATAGATAAAGATTGCGATAAATTAACCACTACTATTCGTGCTCATGCGATGATTGGGCAAATACTAGGATTTGTGATAGCCCGAAAAGCATTTTTATTACGTATTGATAAGCAAGAAATAACATCGCAATTACTGGACAAGATAGCGCTAGAAATCAGCAAATTATCAGTAAATGCATTATTAATATAA
- a CDS encoding M24 family metallopeptidase, which yields MNNKSVIPASFSLQERDRRWQLARDIMKDNQLDTLIIYGDRESAAPAPFCIDHYFTNDRLGSVVIFHEDKKPLIATFAPMMIADHMQAKLRGDLQWIDEDNLVVGKTGRNIAQFLKEMGVQQNAHIGVIGLEPYPPFYFDGAMPFNTLNGIKDAFPHAKFSCVYRDFFKRASVKSEEELTHVRYAAAIGEAMSEAMRVTTRPGATEADLAAAITATCLSRGGFTAEILMGSGSEYIGWGPPAWQYRSQAPREIQIGDIVLSEIFALYGMYETQHQAAVAVGKIHENLEKAALVARECYEIGVEHLKAGITFGEVVDLMEKPLLKSGGWHVHPLIHSINPYGPIGFGTAPGIESLPLASRYKQIERLPNPGRELVLQEGMTFAFEPNCGFGHHLCNLGGTVVVGKSKGIELNSNSTQLMRADL from the coding sequence ATGAACAATAAATCGGTGATCCCAGCGAGTTTTTCTTTACAAGAAAGAGACAGACGCTGGCAATTAGCTAGAGATATTATGAAAGATAATCAGTTAGATACATTGATTATCTATGGTGATAGAGAATCCGCAGCACCTGCACCATTTTGTATTGATCACTATTTTACAAATGATCGACTAGGCTCAGTTGTTATTTTTCATGAAGATAAAAAACCCTTAATTGCCACTTTTGCTCCAATGATGATCGCTGATCATATGCAGGCAAAATTACGCGGTGATTTGCAATGGATAGATGAAGATAATCTTGTTGTAGGAAAAACAGGGCGTAATATTGCTCAATTTCTGAAAGAAATGGGTGTACAGCAAAATGCACATATTGGTGTTATTGGTTTAGAGCCTTATCCTCCATTCTATTTTGATGGTGCAATGCCATTTAATACTCTAAACGGTATTAAAGATGCATTCCCTCATGCGAAATTTAGCTGTGTGTATCGTGATTTCTTTAAGCGCGCATCGGTTAAAAGTGAAGAAGAACTGACACATGTAAGATATGCAGCCGCTATTGGTGAAGCAATGAGTGAAGCAATGCGAGTCACCACTAGACCTGGAGCGACAGAAGCCGATCTTGCTGCCGCCATTACTGCAACTTGCTTATCAAGAGGTGGATTTACGGCTGAAATTCTAATGGGATCAGGTTCTGAATATATCGGTTGGGGGCCTCCAGCTTGGCAATATCGTTCACAAGCACCTCGTGAAATTCAAATTGGTGATATTGTGTTATCAGAAATTTTTGCTTTATATGGAATGTATGAAACACAACATCAGGCTGCTGTTGCCGTAGGTAAAATTCACGAAAACTTAGAAAAAGCCGCTTTGGTTGCTCGTGAATGCTATGAAATAGGTGTTGAACATTTAAAGGCGGGGATTACTTTTGGTGAAGTGGTTGATTTAATGGAAAAACCATTATTAAAATCAGGAGGATGGCATGTGCATCCACTTATCCATAGTATCAATCCATACGGACCTATTGGGTTTGGTACTGCTCCAGGTATCGAATCATTGCCATTAGCGAGTCGCTATAAACAAATTGAACGATTACCAAATCCGGGACGAGAGCTTGTATTACAAGAAGGCATGACGTTTGCGTTTGAGCCTAACTGTGGCTTCGGTCATCACTTATGTAACTTAGGTGGTACGGTTGTTGTTGGTAAAAGTAAAGGGATTGAGTTAAATTCAAACTCAACACAATTAATGCGTGCTGATCTATAA
- a CDS encoding 3-phenylpropionate MFS transporter — protein sequence MVIPSTLWLALDYFTYFFSYGIFLPFWSIWLKGEGVDPAMIGLLLGVGLTARFVGSLILTPAVKDPSKLITALRLFAFLSLLFTVAFMMGSHWAWLFFVMTGFNVFFSPMVPLGDSLAGTWQKQFPFDYGKIRVWGSIAFIISSSLLGILIDAFGHPIILYGLIASTLALFLTSMLRPKVMPQGKVKKAKQSNVSFMKLISDGPVWRFLLCVSLLQGAHAAYYGFSALYWEKAGYDTATIGYLWSLGVVSEVIVFMLSHRLFRRWSARDLLLLSAFAGLLRWGLMGSFTALPALIVVQILHSGTFTVCHLAAMRFISARQEHEIIRLQAVYSALAMGGSIAIMTIISGWLYEKLPNQESLIFWLMAALTIPAMFIRPKVQPQNT from the coding sequence ATGGTTATTCCATCAACACTGTGGCTTGCCTTAGATTATTTTACGTATTTTTTCTCATACGGTATCTTTTTACCTTTTTGGTCAATATGGCTAAAAGGAGAGGGTGTCGATCCTGCGATGATAGGTCTGTTATTAGGTGTAGGTTTAACTGCACGTTTTGTCGGTAGCCTTATCTTAACGCCTGCAGTAAAAGATCCATCAAAACTTATCACAGCATTACGACTATTCGCCTTTCTCTCATTACTCTTTACTGTTGCATTTATGATGGGCAGCCATTGGGCATGGCTATTCTTTGTGATGACTGGATTTAACGTATTCTTTTCACCTATGGTGCCTTTAGGGGATTCCTTGGCTGGAACTTGGCAAAAACAGTTCCCCTTTGATTATGGAAAAATCCGTGTTTGGGGCTCTATTGCTTTTATTATTAGTTCATCATTGTTGGGGATTTTAATTGATGCTTTTGGGCATCCCATCATTCTTTATGGGTTGATTGCCAGTACCCTCGCATTATTTCTTACATCGATGCTTCGTCCTAAAGTCATGCCTCAAGGAAAGGTCAAAAAAGCAAAACAGAGTAATGTGTCTTTTATGAAACTCATTTCTGATGGGCCTGTTTGGCGCTTTTTGTTATGTGTTTCTCTACTACAAGGCGCACATGCAGCCTATTATGGTTTTAGCGCGCTTTATTGGGAAAAGGCTGGGTATGACACTGCAACAATTGGCTATCTTTGGTCATTAGGTGTGGTTTCTGAAGTTATCGTTTTTATGCTCAGTCACCGTTTATTCCGCCGGTGGAGTGCAAGAGATCTACTGCTACTTTCTGCTTTTGCAGGGCTTTTACGTTGGGGATTAATGGGAAGTTTTACCGCATTACCCGCACTTATTGTCGTTCAAATCTTACATAGTGGTACGTTCACAGTATGTCATTTAGCTGCAATGCGTTTTATTAGCGCCCGCCAAGAACACGAAATTATTCGTCTGCAAGCAGTGTATTCCGCTTTAGCAATGGGAGGAAGTATAGCCATTATGACGATTATATCGGGCTGGCTATATGAAAAACTCCCAAATCAAGAATCGTTGATCTTTTGGTTAATGGCAGCATTAACGATCCCAGCGATGTTTATCAGACCCAAAGTACAACCTCAAAATACCTAA